Proteins encoded by one window of Pseudonocardia sp. HH130629-09:
- the mihF gene encoding integration host factor, actinobacterial type → MALPTLTPEQRAEALKKAAAARTARKELRDKIASGEETIPAVLGRAKTDQIVGKTKVADLLKSVPGWGPAKVSKVMEEAGIDVSRRAAGLGDRQRAALIEKVG, encoded by the coding sequence ATGGCTCTGCCCACCCTGACCCCGGAGCAGCGCGCCGAGGCGCTCAAGAAGGCGGCTGCGGCCCGTACCGCCCGCAAGGAGCTCCGCGACAAGATCGCCAGCGGCGAGGAGACCATCCCCGCTGTGCTGGGTCGCGCGAAGACCGACCAGATCGTCGGCAAGACCAAGGTCGCCGATCTGCTGAAGAGCGTCCCGGGCTGGGGCCCGGCGAAGGTCTCCAAGGTGATGGAGGAGGCCGGCATCGACGTGTCGCGTCGGGCCGCCGGCCTCGGCGACCGTCAGCGC
- a CDS encoding ester cyclase — protein MTPAMQVLMRDIARLWDTAADALYDTGDPGPATAALATDVSWTELPTGAGGHGRDAVAAHLAAVAGARPSGLTRTRLSRTVDVRRVVDEVRVGFTHDRELPWLLPGLAATGRAAEVLAVQLVRVRQGRIDEVRTLWDLAGLRSVLEG, from the coding sequence GATGCGCGACATCGCACGGCTCTGGGACACTGCGGCCGACGCGCTCTACGACACCGGCGACCCCGGCCCGGCGACGGCCGCGCTCGCCACCGACGTGAGCTGGACCGAGCTGCCCACCGGCGCCGGGGGTCACGGCCGGGACGCGGTCGCCGCGCACCTGGCCGCCGTCGCCGGTGCCCGGCCGTCCGGGCTGACCCGGACCCGGTTGTCCCGCACCGTCGACGTCCGCCGGGTCGTCGACGAGGTCCGCGTCGGCTTCACCCACGACCGGGAGCTGCCGTGGCTGCTGCCCGGGCTCGCCGCCACCGGGCGCGCGGCGGAGGTGCTGGCGGTGCAGCTGGTGCGGGTCCGGCAGGGCCGGATCGACGAGGTCCGGACCCTCTGGGATCTCGCGGGACTGCGCTCCGTGCTCGAGGGGTGA